In the genome of Lathyrus oleraceus cultivar Zhongwan6 chromosome 4, CAAS_Psat_ZW6_1.0, whole genome shotgun sequence, the window AATGAATTTTGCTCGACTGAGCAGTTAACCTAACAAACATTAATAAAACTAATTGCATAAATCCTAATTGTCCTAATAAGCTAACCGATTTCATTAACTAACTTCCATATTTGCTTACTAACATTAACTTCATTTCCAAATGCAAAAAGCGAATTTTTTACAGTAATACCATGTTTTAAAGAAATATATTTCAATCTACCATCCATTCACTCCGTATTTCCCAAACTACCATTCgttcaaaaaaaaaattggaatCCTATAAGAGCCGCCCAATGAAAGGGCAACCCTGTTGAAAAGTGATAAGGGACCGCCCAATGAAAGGGCGGCTGTGTGTATATTGAAAAATTTAAAGAAGGACCGCCCAATGAAAGAGCGGCTGTGTAGGAAATGGAAATTTATTTCATTCCATAAATACAGCGTAATAAATCATTAATTAtgtatatttattatttatatttttaaaatagaaaataaatcattaatgataaaaattataacttaatatataaataatattattaaaGATATCAATTAATTAGTTatggaaattaaaatttttaatttAGAAGTTTAATATATTATGATGTTACCTaaattaaaaattgaaaattaataTAGTAATTATATTATATAAAGATGATAATGTAGAAATATTATGTTCAAATGTATTTGTTTATTTAAATAATGTAAACTATTATTTgtaaattatttaaaaatatataaattagTATTGTATTATAATTTGATAATGATGATAAAATTTATAATGTAATATACAAATGATATTATTTACTATATCAGTTTATTAGTTATGCATATGATATTATTTACTATATCAATTTATTAGTAATATAAAATAAGATTTATAATTTAATATAGTATTGATAGTGTATAAATGTATTTTCACAATTTAATATATTATTATGTAACTTAAAAATATTATTTTGGTATTTATCCAAATATAtgtatttatttaattaaatataaaaagtgccaaacatatatatatatatatatatatatatatatatatatatatatatatatatatatatatatatatatatatatattaacgAAGAAATAACATATTTGACATTTCACCAGAAAATTAAAAACTAATCGGTAGTAGCTCTGGCGTTGGGACATCGAGATCGGTTGTGACCATGAAGACGACATAAGGTGCATTTTCTCTCCAACGTATCATTTGTGTCCATTTCCGTTCTTATACGCCTGCTTACTGGGCGACCTTTCTTGTTCCTTCTCATGCTAGGATTATGGCATAGTAGATCTCCTTCAAAAACGGGCCAATATGCATCGTATGGCAGCACTGGGAAACTATTACTGTAAACCCCAAATAGGTTTGAAACCTTGTAAACGGTGGACAGAAGACCGTATGCGTCCTGGCGTATCTTGGAACACGCAGCGATAACATGTGAACAAGGAACACGAAAAGCTTGAAACTTTCCGCAATCACACCAACCACCTTGTAGGTTGACCTTGTAACGTCCCATAGGCTTCCCCTCACCATGGTCCATTGTCTCTTTTACACTGAAAGTGTGATGCTGGTAGTCAAAAATTGACACCTGATGTGTGTTGGACTTTAGTGTTTCTTCCTTCATCACCTTCATGCAGTTTTCTGTAAATAGTTGGCCAGAGTTCAACACTGCACTCCATTGTGCACCCCTTTCAgcgaacaacgttgccatcctATAATATGTGGCACTCACCAATGCTGTAATGGGTAGATTGCGGGTGCCTTTAAAAACCGAGTTCATTGACTCGACGAGGTTTGTTGTCATATGACCCCAGCGCCGACCCTCGTCAAATGCCCTCGTCCATTTTTGTGCCGGAATGTTGTCTACCCACCTTAGCGCAACAACGTTAGTGGAGGCAATTTCATCTCGGTAATAATTAAACGTGGGTCGGTTTAAAGCATAACCTACGAGGTTTGTTGTCATATGACCCCAGCGCCGACCCTCGTCAAATGCCCTCGTCCATTTTTGTGCCGGAATGTTGTCTACCCACCTTAGCTACGATTTTCTAGAATTGCGCCAGGCTTAGGGTTTCTTCAGTGAAACGACACCGTTTCACTTAGGCGCGCAAATTTGAAACTGGCCAGGGTTCGAGTCCCACCGAGCGCGTTTGTCCAATTGCTTAATCATTTTCACATATTTTGCCATGCTTGTTCAtgttttgatttcaaattttttccaaacttcataaaatcataacaaattgaaaaatcatccaaatcaatcccaattttttgcaaaatgctccttacaatgtctagttttttatgatcatgatttccaaaattgtgcatggctggattttatttggtgctaggttatgtgatcatgtatccatttgtgaccttgccttactctttcctttgtgaaatgcttgattttaatccaatgaacttgaaattttgcatgctgattctagacacattgatggacattttggttttggtttgacatttttcccatgctccaattctgttttatgcttgtgttaacatggtgtaacaatttgtgtcacacatttggttgtctaacttgtacaatgtgatttccatgacaaatgatctccaatggttctgattttttgtgtgatggatgttgtggatgtcttgattgctcatgaagTTTTCCAtaattatttgaatcatttctgttttgattgagaattttcattcatgatgatcatttgggtgccttgaattggtctttgacttcacatgcctattacatgaacttgcataatgattttgctttggtcctctttaggacttgttctt includes:
- the LOC127136404 gene encoding uncharacterized protein LOC127136404, with translation MATLFAERGAQWSAVLNSGQLFTENCMKVMKEETLKSNTHQVSIFDYQHHTFSVKETMDHGEGKPMGRYKVNLQGGWCDCGKFQAFRVPCSHVIAACSKIRQDAYGLLSTVYKVSNLFGVYSNSFPVLPYDAYWPVFEGDLLCHNPSMRRNKKGRPVSRRIRTEMDTNDTLERKCTLCRLHGHNRSRCPNARATTD